The genomic DNA CCTGGCCATCTCCTCCCTTGGTTAGGGCATCCACACATCCATTCTGCCTAGGGTGTGAATAACCTCAAGCCCTTTCCTTTTGATGTCCCTCTGAGCCTGCACTGCTTTGTGACAGTCTTAGGCATGTCAAAGCTCTCCTTCTGTAGCTGACATAAATCAGAATAGCCTCCCCCATGTGTATCCTTCACACTTCCTTTATTTTCTAGGCTTTATGATCAATGGGCTCCCTTCTTCTCTGCTGCCATTAAGGCTGAAAACTTTTGTTTATCCATGTACATTCTTAATCAATGTTAGTTCCCAATCCTCCCATCCTGTGATTTATGCATTTGCCTATCTTCTGTATTGAGTCCTGAAGGGTTGGAATTTGTGTAAATGTCATGTACAAGAAGGCACATTTGGTGGTATCTCAAGTTGCATACAGAACCGTCACACTGAGCTGTGGAAAATACGACTCTCTGCCCAGACCAATGGCAGGCTTTCTGCCATGAGGCACACAGAGTCCAGAGGCTCAGGTATAGTAATACTAGTCTGAAATGCTCAGTCGGGAGTGACCAGACCATTAAACTGTAATTAGGTTGTTATAATTATTGAAAACCAAACAGCATTATAATAATAGAATTGTGTCTTTCACATTTTATATCTCATCCGGGATCAAATTAGTAGCCTATTCAGTATATGGGCATTGAGTAATAGCTGCTATTCTTCAGAAGGCATTCACTTCTATTAAAAGTGCTGGGTGAGTAATTTGATGAAAGCATGGGCATTTTCCTAGTGGAAAATGGACATTTATATGACATTGTTGCACAGAGACCTGGAAATTATAAAGGTCTACTTCTTTGAAAATCAAAGTCCTATTTGTAACctctaaaacacaaacaaaataaaatagtaacagtTATCATAAAATGTTCTTGTTCCTTATTTGAAATAGAATGTATTAGAGAAATGAGTATGTAAATACCTAAGAAGAAACCAAATTATGTTTCCATGTAGGTATGTATAACTGGATGAATAGGCACTTAGGCAAATCAGAACTAGGTTACAGGggtgttttcaggaatttatgaTTCGATTGTGATGGTTTTTAGAGCAGCTCTTCCCCAGGTTAGCAGAGAGCCCACATGTGTGGGAAAACTGAGTCGTCTTATCGAATCCAACAGTAACCGTTtttgtccctttctttttcttttcagaactCTTTGCTCACGAGTTACCAAAAAAACCGAAAGCCAAGATGTTGGTATTGCTGGCTGGTATATTTGTGGTCCACATCGCCACTGTTATTATGCTATTTGTTTGCACCATTGCCAATGTGAGtaatattcttttgtttattcactcattgagAAATCATTCGAATATTTACATCAAGTGCACAAAAGAAGTTTAAGCCACAGCCCTTGCCCTTCATGAACTTACAGCTCAGTTgtgggaaaacaaaataaacacacgCTTGCCCTTCAAACAATTAAATAACAAGAGGATAAAGGTGAATGGCCACAGGAGCGATCCTGCCAGAGCTGTAGGTGGTTAAGGGCTGGAGGATCTAGTGTGGCTTCTTGGGGCTCTAGAAGAGCCTTCCCAGCAGCAGGTGTGAGTGGAGCTTGAGGTGAACCTGGAGGACTGGTAGATGACTGAGGTTTCTCTTAGTGAAAGAGGGAAGGTGGAAGGATCATAGGGATGCATTCAGGTGAGAGTGCTAGCAAAGGAGCACATGTAGGAAGGACAAGCTTTGGTCAGAGGATAAGGAGGACACACACCTAAGTGGCCAGAGCCGGGCTTCCCCTTCTGAGAAGCTTGATTAGAAGGATAGATGGGAAGGAGAGGATGACAGGCTTTGACTGCCAGACCAGAGAATTCAAATTTTGAGCAAAGAGTAGCCTGTGAAAGTGGAGTTTTGCAAGATTAACACAGTGCCACTTAATTAACtaactcagacaaaaaaaaaaaaaaaaaaaagtggagggagTCTTTTCTCCCTGAACTCTGGGCTACTCTGACCTCTAGTGGTGGCTTATAGCGCCCAATTTGCTTTTACTTGTGcttttctcagaaaaaacaaGCCAGCTCCTTGGACTTAAAAACCAAGGCCACCCATCACTAGTCCAGCAAACCATGGTTTCAGAATCTGTTTAGGTCCCTATCACAGTTAAAGTATAAATGAGTTTTAAAGTTCAGTTAGAAGAGCTTTGCAAACATTGGTGGGTGTGATCATAAGCAAGGCTAATTTAAGAATAACTGTGATAAGGCAACCCCCACCCATGCAACCTCCTCATTTTGTAATTTAGCCATTCTATATGTCAACTCTTACATCTATCCGGATAAATCTGATAAGCTTCTTCAAAGTGTATTAATGAGCTCCAAAGTGCTGCGTATCTGTGAATTACCAGCCCCTAATATACGGCTCGGCACACAGCTGTTTATTGAATGAAGAGCAGGGATTGGCGCAGGTGATTGCATGTGCCTGGCCCCGCCTTTCcagtgtgtgcatttgtgtgtgtgtagacagaaCCCTGCACTTGTTTTCTATTCTAGAAGGATGATTCCTTTTCTTGGgccaggcaggaagggagggcgGCACCATCATGAGCCTGGGGGAATCCATTCAGGTCACCCTTCAACTTTTAGTAGCCCCTACAGGAAAGCACTTGCTGTAGCATTTTACTGTCAAATTACTTTGCATGTTGTGACAGTCAAGTTTGATCCTTCTGTTTAGATGAAAGGGGCTTATTAACCACCAGATTCATTGTTATTTTCCCAGTAGGTcttatgttttttaattgtttccagttagacatttcactttttttttcctggtcaaCCAGGGACTTAAAAGAAACAATCTTGTTAGAGTATATGAATTGCACACACTTAAGCCAGCTTCTTCATCCTGGATTTCTGTTTCTCAGAACCTTAGAATTTTAAACCACTGTGGTTGGATTACTTCCGTTTATTTTAAGTTATGAAGATCGTGGAACCCAAAGAGGGCTAGGtgatttctttctgggtttcacattcttctgtctctcttctcttggGATCTTTGTGACTTCAGTTTTAATCGGACCTTATTTCCACCCACAGATAGGCTGCTTAGCCATCGTTATGGCTAGATAAAGTGTCTTCATTAATATTTGATCCCTATGCAAGctgatttgttattttctttttaaatcagagGGTCAGCTTTCaatcaacattttctttccttctggtttCAGGTCTGGGTGGTTTCCAACGCGGGAAATGCATCAGTAGGTCTTTGGAATAACTGTACCAACACTCTCTGCAATGAGACCCTGTCATACGCCAATCAAGGTATATATAAAGATATTGACCCAGTGCTGACAATAGGTGTGGTCAGGGAATGTTCGGCCCCTGGAGTGACCCCATGCCCTTGTTCTCCTCGCCCTGTGTCTACAGATGCCCTGAAGACAGTGCAGGCCTTCATGATTCTCTCTATCATCTTCTCTGCCATCTCTCTCCTGGTCTTCGTGTTCCAGCTCTTCACCATGGAGAAGGGAAACCGGTTCTTCCTCTCGGGGGCCACCATGCTGGTGTGCTGTGAGTATCTCATGGGTTGAGTCAAGTTTACATTGTTAAGTCCATCTTACCATGAGGGCTTCTGGCAACTTGGACAGGTTAGCACATGGTTCAGTGAAACTTCCTTGTGCAATTTTCTCCTCTGGTTATTTGTTCTCTCATGGAAAACCTTGAATTGCTGCTTGGGTTAAGAACCCTCATCTTCTTCATTGTTCAAAACCAGTGCTCCTGGGTAGCTACCAAGTGGCAGCTCATTATCTGTCAATAGCACATGTATACAAGACACTTGAAGAAGGCAGAAAGGTAGGAGTTCTCAGAAAGATGAAACCACTGCCACAATGCACACAATGATTGTGATTCTCATTTAATTGTTGTTCTTTCCCAATATACTCGGGTTGGTGGAAGGACGTGCTCTTTTTCATCCCTGATTAGCTTTCCTAGACCCACAAGGGCCAGACAGAACAGCTGGGTGGTAGGCATGAGGTTCTGTGTTTTACATCACACTATGGACACACAAACGAGCACAGATATGAGAACCCAGACACCTCTAATTTATCGACATACCATCGAGGTTGGCCCAGGGGACATCCATCAGAACTCCTGTTTAGGGACAAAAAACCAGAGTTCATTTTCCTATTGCTAATGAGGGAATTAGGATcttcttaaaattagaaaaacttttTCTCGATGTTAATGTAAGAAAACACACTGACACATCTCCTTTTCCCCTGCAGGGCTGTGCGTGCTGGTGGGGGTGTCCATCTACACTAATCGTTATGCGAATGGCTTTGGAACCAACTACGGGTCGGAGTATCACCACGGCTATTCCTATATCCTGGCCTGGATCTGCTTCTGCTTCAGCTTCATCATCGGCGTTCTCTATCTGGTCCTGAGAAAGAAATAAGGCCAGACGAGTTCATGGGGatctggggggtggggaggaggaagccGTTGAATCTgggagggaagtggaggttgctgtACAGGAAAAACCaagatggggaggggggagggggaagaaaagggGGAGGTCAAATCCCAAACCATTACTGAGGAGATTGTCTGCTGCCAAGTCCCCGCCCTGGGGAGAAAGTAGTTGGCTAGTACTTTGATGCTCCCTTGATGGGGGCCAGAGAGCCTCCCTGCAGCCACCAGACTTGGCCTCCAGCTGTTCTCAGTGACACACACTGTCTGGGGCCCCATCAGCTGCCACAACACCAGCCCCACTTCCGAGGTGAATTCTGGGTCATGCACTGAGGTCCACAGACCTACTGCACCGAGTTAAAATAGCGGTACAAGTTCTGGCAAGAGCAGATATTGTCTTTGTGATGAATACGATAAGCCTGGAAGCCATCCTGCCCTTCTGACCCAAAGCAAAACATCACATTCCAGTCTGAAGTGCCTCCTGGGGGGCTTTGGCCTGCGAGCCATTGTCCCTCTTTGGAACAGATACTTAGCTCTGTGGAATTCAGTGACAAaatgggaggaggagagagagtttGTAAGGTCACCTTGGTGGGTTAGCTAAACCAAGAAGGAGATCTTTTCACAATGGAAAACCTGGGGGATGCTCAGAGCCCAGTCCAGACCTCACACACGGCTGTCCCTCATGGAGACCTCAAGCCATGGTCTTTGCTAGGCCTCTCGCTTAAAGCCAAGTCAGCTCTTCTGGAGTTTCTCTAAAGTCACTAGTGAACAATTTGGTGGTGAAAGTACCACACAAACTGTGGGATCCAAGGGGCAGTCTTGCAACAGTGCCATATTAGGGTTATATTTTTAGGATTCCCCTCAATGCAGTCAATGTTTCTTTTAAGTATACAACAGGAAAGAGATGGACATGGCTGCTTGTAGCACAATCCTATTACTCTTCCTTTAACTGTTTTGAAGAAGTTTTGTCTAATGATCAATATTGAGGATCAGGGTTCCTAGGCTCAGTGGTAGCTCTGGCTTAGACACCAGCTGAAGTGATCACCTCTTAGGGACCCTGCCTATCCCACTTCACAGGTGAGGCATGGCAATTCTGGAAGCTGATTAAAACACAcgtaaaccaaaaccaaacaacagGCCCTTGGGTGAAAGGTGCTATATAATTGTGAAGTATTAAGCATACTATATTTCAGCCATGATAAGAACAGAGTGCCTGCATTcccaggaaaatgagaaaatcccatgagataaataaaaatctaGGTGATGGGCAgatcttttctctaaaataaaaaaggaaaaactcttGTAGTACCTAGTCAGATGGTAGATGAGCTGCCTGCAGCTGCAGGAGCACCTCTATATAGGACTTAGAAGTAGTATGTTATTCCTGGTTAAGCAGGCATTGCTCTGCCCTGGAGCAGCTATTTTAAGCCATCTCAGATTCTGTCTAAAGGGTTTTTTTGGGAAGACTTTTTGTTTATCGCCCTGAGAAGGTCTACCCCAGGGAGAATCTGAGACATCTTGCCTACTTTTCTTTATTAGCTTTCGCCTCATCCATTTCTTTTATACCTTTCATTTTTGGGGATTTGTTATGCCATGATTTCTGGTATTTATGTAAAAGGATTATTACTAATTCTATTTCTCTATGTTTATTCTGGTTAAGGAAATGTTGAGGGCAAGCCACCAAATTACCTGGGTTTGGGTTAGAGAGATTGGCCAGCAAAAACTGTGGGAAGATGAACTTTGTTATTATGATTTAATTATCACGTGGTTATAGAAGGCTGTCTTAGTGCAGAAGCATACTTACATATCAGACATATCCAGAGGAAATACTCAAATTTTGTTAAGAAGTTGAACTACGACTGGAGTAAACCATGTATCCCTTATCTTTTACTTATTGTTCTGTGACATTTATGTCTCATGTAATTTGCATTATTTTGGTGGATTGTTCTAGTACTGTATTGGGCTTCTTCGTTAATAGATTATTTCATATActataattgtaaatattttgatacaaatgTTTATAACTCTAGGGATATAAAAACAGATTCTGATTCCCTTCATTGTGtgaatgttttctttctaaaaaaaatgtggaaaaatatggATAGTTGTGACATTTATCCCTCATTAAGCTGCCTATCAGTTTGATTTGGACAACTTGACATTTATTTGAGACATTAAGCTACTTTCTGGTAATAGGCATTTCTGCAAGAGCTCTTTCAGGCAACTGAATGTTATTAAGCATAGTTTTATCTTGCTTTAATTAAACCTCTTAGGCAAAACATGAAACTTCATAAGCTAATACATTAGAAAGAGTTTAtgattttaaatcagaaatgctTGTGACATTAAGAAATGAGGCACTTGTAAAGTTTCTTTGACATAGCCAGCTCCTCTAGTGTGTCTTCAAAATATAAAGTGATTCACAAAGGCACGCATCACACCTATTTGTAGCAGCCCATTCATTACATAAACCAGGGCATACCTCTGTGGGCCCTGTGAGTGAAGGGAGGCTTCACTACTTTCTGTGAGCAGTAAGGACTGGCAACTTTCTGTGAGCAATTAGGACCGGGTAAAGACTGCATATCCTTGTGTCATGTCAGCACCAATACGATAAGGAGGGTTTGAATGTGGAGCAGGCAATCTTCCAGCCCCTTCTTGTCTCGGATGAAATAACTGCACAGAGTAATGcaccaaaaatacacaatggaggctgaaaagttcaacatattttaaatcaattaatcAAATTGCATTGATTCCTGATGCCTTCTCAGAGGCCTACATGATTTCTTAGATTGCTCTGAGAAACTATCATAAGAGGTCCACTTCCCTCAGTTAGGTCCCCCAGGGATTTCTTTTCTCCTATGTCATACACCCAGTCCTAAATCAACCCCCCAGACTATCCTTCCATCCCTTCTCCAGAGGGAACTTTTCTCAGACTCTGCAACAAAATCCTGGCTCTATCCAGAGTGTCCTCTGCTTCAAAGATTGGTATCTTTCTCCTCAAAAGCCTGGATGGTGAATGGGGGTGTATTAGTCAgaattctccaaagaaacagaaacaataagattcgcatgtgtgtgcatatatataaaggaattgactcacatgattatGAAGACAGGCAAGCCCAAAGTCTGCAGGGGGTGGGCCAGCAGAGAGCTGGTGCTGCAGTGCAGGTCTGAAAGTTGCCAGAGTCCCTTTTATAGagaagcttaataaatatttgttgaattaaatgtcTTAGGTGGAGACAAATAGAATTAAAGTGGTTAAGTAAATACTCTTAGGTGAAATTTGTGCAAATTATGAGTGTAAAGAGGGTGAGCTACAGAGCTCTCCATGACCACTCAAGAATGGGACCCACAGGCAAATGATAACTTATTCATTGATCAAGGTGATAAACTTGAGTTATCAAATGATTAATAGATAATGATCTCACTCTGCCTTGGAATTAGCCATCGCAGTCCCTGTGTTAAAACCCCACTGGCTTTCAGGCatggaaaaaaatttcagaaaggcCTTGAAAGAAGGCATATGAAGACCAAAAGGATATCGAGCAGGGCTCCATACTTGAATAAAGGAAGAAACTCTCTTCAATGTTTACTAAGAAATAGATAGATGTCCTAGcgaaaatgtttaaatgtatttgaagaaGAACTAGATTTTGTAGGGGGAGAGAAGGGAATAGGATAGGCTGGTGGGaggcaaaatgaaaagaagaaaacttgttGGAAATTTTGGAGTAGATTGTGAGGAGAGGTGACCCATTTTAAAGATGTACTGTTGGAGGTGAACACGACTTTCAGAGCACACCGCAGATGAGGAAAGATATACACTGATTGTGTGGAGCCCAAGGCGAGGAGGGTTTTTGGCGTCTTAAGTGGCCTTGTTTCTGAAAGGGAGACATGTGGAGCCTActcctgaggtgggaggctggggaggtgaCCATCAAGACCTATACTGATAAACAACTAGGGGCTGGGTGCTGCACCTACATGCTGGGGTAATAGAAAATGAAGCAGACATGTGTCCCATCTTCCTCCAGCTTTCAGTCTAGCTTGGAAATCAGTTTCATACCTAGAGAAAATGGAGGCTCTGTGGGATGTAGATGAGGTGGGATCATGGATGCctagggaagggaagaagaaacatttttcagGTCTTTGCTCTTCGTTATGACCCTATCTCATGCCATGAGCAATTGCCTGGCATCTCCTGTGGATTGGACCACTGTTGCATTTCTTATTTGCCAACATTACTTTGTCCCAAATGCCATTCCTTTGTTCCAGGGCCTCCTTGTCTTCCATCTGGGGAACTCCAGGTGAGGAGCATTATAATAGCTTCTCTGACTTTATCTACAATCTCTCCAACCTGTCCTTTATGCTGATGTCAGGACGGGCATTGATGGATGCTTCTACCACTGTCAGGGCAGGGAGGGCCAGAACACTAGCATAAGATGTCAATGTGTATATCCATATGCTAGGTCCATACTCAACTCAAGCTTCTGGTTAACTCCTGATCTATTGGcaactccagttcccaataagttcctcatctccatctgagaccacctcagcctggactt from Papio anubis isolate 15944 chromosome 9, Panubis1.0, whole genome shotgun sequence includes the following:
- the EMP1 gene encoding epithelial membrane protein 1 produces the protein MLVLLAGIFVVHIATVIMLFVCTIANVWVVSNAGNASVGLWNNCTNTLCNETLSYANQDALKTVQAFMILSIIFSAISLLVFVFQLFTMEKGNRFFLSGATMLVCWLCVLVGVSIYTNRYANGFGTNYGSEYHHGYSYILAWICFCFSFIIGVLYLVLRKK